In Aegilops tauschii subsp. strangulata cultivar AL8/78 chromosome 3, Aet v6.0, whole genome shotgun sequence, one genomic interval encodes:
- the LOC109739386 gene encoding uncharacterized protein has product MLPCARSVLRRRGLALLRGFAEGDCGRGEALANARCAATLAGLGGRVGRWADPPARGEPRRLGAGWPAGAQTRSFLGCGDGEEGSVLSKVYEERRVMGYSPEQMYAVVAAVDLYEDFVPWCQRSRVIRRYDDGSFDAELEIGFKFFVESYVSHVEMEKPKYIKTTASQSGLFDHLINVWEFKPGPVPGTCDLYFLVDFKFQSPLYRQVASMFFKEVVSKLVGSFSDRCFRIYGPAVPVLEKPYGHGR; this is encoded by the exons ATGCTGCCGTGCGCGCGGTCGGTGCTGCGGAGGAGGGGGCTGGCCCTCCTGCGCGGGTTCGCCGAGGGCGACTGCGGCAGGGGGGAGGCGCTCGCCAATGCCAGGTGCGCGGCCACGCTGGCCGGGCTAGGTGGCAGGGTCGGGCGCTGGGCCGATCCGCCGGCGCGCGGCGAGCCGCGCCGGTTGGGCGCGGGCTGGCCCGCGGGCGCGCAGACGAGGAGCTTCCTCGGGTGCGGCGACGGGGAGGAGGGGAGCGTCCTCTCCAAGGTCTACGAGGAGAGGCGCGTGATGGG GTACTCGCCGGAGCAGATGTATGCCGTCGTCGCGGCTGTGGACCTCTACGAGGATTTTGTGCCCTGGTGCCAGCGGTCCAGGGTTATTAGGCGGTATGACGACGGCTCGTTTGACGCCGAGCTCGAAATTGGATTCAAGTTCTTTGTCGAAAGCTATGTCTCTCATGTGGAGATGGAGAAGCCCAAATATATCAAG ACGACTGCGTCTCAAAGTGGACTTTTCGATCATTTGATAAACGTTTGGGAATTCAAGCCTGGTCCTGTTCCTGGAACCTGTGACCTTTACTTCTTAGTCGATTTTAAGTTTCAGTCACCCCTATATCGGCAG GTTGCTTCCATGTTCTTCAAGGAAGTTGTTTCCAAGCTCGTGGGCTCATTTAGCGATCGATGTTTTAGAATTTATGGACCTGCCGTTCCTGTGCTGGAAAAGCCTTACGGGCATGGAAGATAA